The following are encoded together in the Tripterygium wilfordii isolate XIE 37 chromosome 3, ASM1340144v1, whole genome shotgun sequence genome:
- the LOC119994989 gene encoding zinc finger CCHC domain-containing protein 8-like — METEDMINLPASSNSVSESENNELRGTDNGAIQAESQHRDSIDDKDKIDGKNMGLNEGEMGSTDTHALLETDGDKALMSDSSSMDMRIESTENVAIVEKLDISISVVRPEDGCSVIQHKTPTRNHMADGTLITGVKRSRMTYDEQQPSVHVKYDSLTSASKRKLEELLQQWSEWHAQHCSSQVSNEVLESGEDTYFPALHFGLEKYSAVSFWIDNQTKKQESNGFISLDSHSVPLYDRGYAFSLSLADGPSNMEGALEIMRDASRCFNCESYSHSLKECPKPRDNVAVNNARRQHKSKRNQNPGLRNPTRYYQNSTGGKYDGLRPGALDTETRQLLGLGEFDPPPWLNRMREMGYPPGYLDPDDEDQPSGITIYGDKDIKADTEDGEIMENDYSEKQRKMTVEFPGINAPIPENADEKRWEAGPSTNSDLFRKRSHRTINSSSEPVSRGHYYEQRWSRDFRDDGPPGCDPVLSPSASYPPRYSNYDSIYSPRDNIQRPRSPTLERSQYDRGRRVYNDSTTYGSYNSSPYSSSNRHNSWRDRGFSRLEYDADEIPDDHNFDSSYRRKDESDSYHRRHSRW, encoded by the exons ATGGAAACTGAGGATATGATCAACCTTCCGGCTTCAAGCAATTCTGTCTCTGAAAGTGAGAACAATGAACTTCGTGGCACTGATAATGGTGCCATTCAAGCCGAATCTCAACATCGTGATTCTATAGATGATAAAGACAAAATAGATGGGAAGAACATGGGGCTTAATGAAGGCGAAATGGGAAGTACTGATACACATGCTTTACTGGAAACAGATGGTGATAAGGctttgatgagtgattcatcTAGCATGGATATGAGAATTGAATCGACAGAAAATGTTGCAATAGTGGAAAAATTAGATATCTCCATTTCGGTTGTGCGTCCTGAAGATGGTTGCTCTGTTATCCAGCATAAAACCCCCACCCGCAACCACATGGCTGATGGCACTT TAATAACTGGTGTTAAGAGATCTCGGATGACATATGATGAACAGCAGCCTTCAGTGCATGTCAAGTATGACTCCTTAACAAG TGCCAGTAAACGAAAGCTTGAGGAGCTATTGCAGCAGTGGTCAGAGTGGCATGCTCAGCATTGTTCGTCACAA GTTTCAAATGAAGTGCTGGAGTCGGGTGAAGATACATACTTTCCTGCTTTACATTTTGGCTTGGAGAAGTACTCTGCAGTG TCTTTCTGGATAGACaaccaaacaaagaaacagGAGAGCAATGGTTTCATTTCTTTGGATAGTCACTCTGTACCTCTTTATGATCGTGGATATGCATTCAGTCTGAGTTTAGCAGATGGTCCTAGCAATATGGAAGG TGCATTGGAGATAATGCGCGATGCTTCTCGCTGTTTCAATTGCGAGTCTTACAGTCATTCCTTGAAGGAATGCCCCAAACCTCGTGACAATGTTGCTGTTAATAATGCTCGCAGACAACACAAATCAAAACGTAATCAGAATCCTGGGTTGCGCAATCCAACTCGATATTATCAGAACTCAACTGGTGGAAAGTATGATGGCTTAAGACCCGGTGCGCTTGATACTGAAACACGACAACTATTGGGTCTTGGG GAATTTGATCCACCCCCTTGGCTTAACAGAATGCGGGAAATGGGATATCCACCAGGATATCTAG ATCCGGATGATGAGGATCAGCCATCGGGGATTACAATCTATGGTGACAAGGACATCAAGGCAGATACGGAAGATGGTGAAATTATGGAAAATGACTATTCTGAAAAACAGAGGAAAATGACTGTTGAATTTCCTGGAATAAATGCACCAATCCCAGAAAATGCAGATGAAAAACGTTGGGAAGCTGGACCTTCAACAAATTCTGATCTGTTTAGGAAACGTTCTCACCGCACAATAAACTCTTCTTCAGAACCTGTCAGCAGGGGACATTATTACGAGCAAAGGTGGTCAAGGGATTTCAGAGACGATGGACCTCCAGGTTGTGACCCAGTACTCAGCCCATCTGCGTCTTACCCTCCAAGGTACAGTAACTATGATTCTATCTACAGCCCTAGGGATAACATTCAAAGACCAAGAAGCCCTACGCTTGAGAGGTCCCAATATGATAGAGGAAGAAGGGTATACAATGACTCTACAACGTATGGATCTTACAATTCCTCACCATACTCGTCCTCGAATAGACATAATTCATGGAGGGACCGTGGCTTTTCCAGATTGGAGTATGATGCTGATGAAATCCCGGATGACCATAATTTTGATAGTTCATATCGAAGAAAAGATGAAAGCGACAGTTATCATCGCCGTCATAGTCGGTGGTGA
- the LOC119993271 gene encoding uncharacterized protein LOC119993271 translates to MVAAAMIKKHESLSGSKKRCIGHTLCSRRGKYSRDEDGNLNFHIDPKSLKDYYGQFSNSRLGRLREEALSYLVEALSINVENEFVEAEFVTLLHQLLNSVKKGCGKERLLASHVVGLLAITVSSHEYAHTVYEDSLSVLSQALEHDYEGLRMLECLGIVTFFGSANSEETQIAMQIIWKYVCPANKNITSKPVLAAAITAWPFLLSTVDGWRLNHKSWRRAVSRLSNLLDDEEELVRVAAGEALALILETESIEKFSGEINNSLNEFKHEVKENIVNKLTIVEDEHSAEILRCLEDGYGLGAAMIGEDGLVLSSLSQIVQLNFLKNFLGENEFATHMMENNRLRNAFELTTMAEDSSWDAYADCTPIREEIVVHFYQHEAVRQEEDGSMLTFVSREEKQLLKRMTKSPNSYLSKARTKVLNKNRIVKNRIVEKEY, encoded by the coding sequence ATGGTAGCAGCAGCCATGATTAAAAAGCATGAGTCATTGAGTGGCAGCAAAAAGCGTTGTATTGGTCACACCCTTTGTAGTAGAAGAGGCAAGTATAGCAGAGATGAAGATGGTAATCTTAACTTCCATATTGATCCAAAATCTCTGAAAGACTATTATGGTCAGTTTTCTAACAGCAGGCTGGGACGGTTGAGAGAGGAAGCACTGTCATATCTAGTTGAAGCTCTGTCCATCAATGTGGAGAACGAGTTTGTGGAGGCCGAGTTTGTGACATTGCTGCATCAACTCTTGAATTCTGTCAAGAAGGGTTGTGGTAAAGAGAGATTGTTAGCTTCCCATGTAGTAGGATTGTTGGCGATTACTGTCTCGTCCCACGAGTATGCTCATACTGTGTATGAAGACTCTCTCTCAGTTCTGTCACAGGCTCTCGAACATGATTATGAGGGGTTAAGGATGTTGGAATGTCTAGGGATTGTGACTTTTTTCGGTTCTGCAAATTCAGAGGAAACTCAGATTGCTATGCAGATAATTTGGAAATATGTTTGTCCTGCTAATAAGAATATTACAAGTAAACCTGTTCTTGCTGCAGCAATAACTGCTTGGCCTTTTCTACTTTCAACTGTTGATGGGTGGAGGCTGAATCATAAATCATGGAGAAGAGCTGTATCTCGGTTATCTAATCTACTAGACGACGAGGAGGAATTGGTTCGAGTTGCAGCAGGTGAAGCACTGGCTCTCATACTTGAAACTGAATCTATTGAGAAGTTTTCTGGTGAGATAAACAATTCCTTGAATGAATTCAAGCATGAAGTGAAGGAAAACATAGTGAACAAACTGACTATAGTGGAGGATGAACATTCCGCGGAAATTTTGAGATGTTTGGAGGATGGTTATGGTCTTGGAGCAGCAATGATTGGTGAAGATGGACTGGTTTTATCATCATTGTCTCAGATAGTTCAACTGAACTTCCTGAAGAATTTTCTGGGTGAAAATGAATTTGCCACACACATGATGGAGAACAATCGTCTTCGCAATGCTTTCGAGTTGACAACAATGGCAGAGGATTCTTCATGGGATGCATATGCAGATTGCACACCCATAAGAGAGGAGATTGTTGTTCACTTCTATCAGCATGAAGCTGTAAGACAAGAAGAAGATGGCTCCATGTTAACTTTTGTGAGCAGAGAAGAAAAACAGTTACTGAAGAGGATGACAAAGTCTCCAAACTCCTACCTAAGCAAGGCAAGGACAAAAGTATTGAACAAGAACCGTATTGTGAAGAACCGAATTGTAGAAAAAGAATATTGA